One Streptomyces drozdowiczii DNA segment encodes these proteins:
- the lnt gene encoding apolipoprotein N-acyltransferase — MDAWTGWRERGARVLDRTTGRAAAALVAGALPALAFPAPSLWWFAYVCLVPLLLLVRSAGTGRMAARDAWLGGTGYMIAVHHWLMPSLHVFIVILAALLGLLWAPWGLLAHRLLRGPVNGWAAGAAVVVVPCGWLMIELVRSWEALGGPWGLLGASQWQVEPALRLASVGGVWLVSLLVVAVNTAVTVLLVHSAARVVAAVSLLVGALVVGAAWVWAPQPERTGTARVAVVQPGIVEGPGSIQRRFALSEELTRSLTGQGVDLVVWGESSVGVDPVRRPDVTARLAALSKAVGADVLVNVDARQTDAAGRTGIFKSAVLVGPQGLTGDRYDKMRLVPFGEYIPARSALGWATSMGRAAGEDRLRGTGPVTMRVPGADGLRIGPLVCFESAFPDMSRRLVRDGAGLLVAQSSTSSFQHGWAPGQHASLGALRAAESGRPMVHATLTGVSAVYGPHGEAVGPRLATDTSGTAVYGVPLARGTTLYVRLGDWALYGALGVLAVFCAAEGVRGVRARRRTRPVRTATQAS; from the coding sequence ATGGATGCGTGGACCGGATGGCGCGAGCGGGGCGCGCGCGTGCTGGACCGGACCACGGGGCGCGCGGCCGCCGCGCTGGTGGCCGGTGCGCTGCCGGCCCTGGCGTTCCCCGCGCCCTCGCTGTGGTGGTTCGCCTACGTCTGCCTGGTCCCGCTGCTGTTGCTGGTCCGGTCCGCCGGGACGGGGCGCATGGCGGCGCGGGACGCGTGGCTGGGCGGCACGGGTTACATGATCGCCGTGCACCACTGGCTGATGCCGAGCCTGCATGTGTTCATCGTGATCCTCGCGGCGCTGCTCGGTCTGCTGTGGGCGCCGTGGGGGCTGCTGGCGCACCGGCTGCTGCGGGGGCCGGTGAACGGGTGGGCGGCGGGCGCGGCGGTGGTCGTGGTGCCGTGCGGCTGGCTGATGATCGAGCTGGTGCGGTCCTGGGAGGCGCTGGGCGGTCCGTGGGGGCTGCTGGGGGCGAGCCAGTGGCAGGTGGAACCGGCGCTCCGGCTGGCCTCGGTGGGCGGGGTGTGGCTGGTGAGCCTGCTGGTGGTGGCGGTGAACACGGCGGTCACCGTGCTGCTGGTGCACTCCGCCGCGCGTGTCGTGGCCGCCGTGTCGCTCCTGGTGGGCGCGCTGGTGGTCGGTGCGGCCTGGGTGTGGGCGCCGCAGCCGGAACGGACGGGGACGGCCAGGGTGGCCGTCGTGCAGCCCGGGATCGTGGAGGGACCGGGCAGCATTCAGCGGCGGTTCGCCCTCAGCGAGGAGCTGACCCGGTCGCTCACCGGCCAGGGCGTCGACCTGGTGGTGTGGGGCGAGAGCAGCGTCGGCGTCGATCCGGTCCGGCGGCCGGACGTCACGGCCCGGCTGGCGGCGCTGTCGAAGGCGGTGGGCGCGGACGTCCTGGTGAACGTGGACGCCCGGCAGACCGATGCGGCGGGGCGCACCGGGATCTTCAAGAGCGCCGTGCTGGTCGGGCCGCAAGGGCTCACCGGGGACCGGTACGACAAGATGCGGCTGGTGCCGTTCGGTGAGTACATCCCGGCGCGGTCGGCGCTCGGCTGGGCGACCTCGATGGGCCGGGCGGCGGGTGAGGACCGGCTGCGCGGCACGGGCCCGGTCACGATGCGGGTGCCCGGTGCGGACGGGCTGCGCATCGGCCCGCTGGTCTGCTTCGAGTCCGCGTTCCCGGACATGAGCCGGCGTCTGGTCCGGGACGGGGCGGGGCTCCTGGTCGCCCAGTCGTCCACCTCGTCCTTCCAGCACGGCTGGGCCCCGGGCCAGCACGCCTCGCTCGGGGCGCTGCGGGCGGCTGAGAGCGGCCGCCCGATGGTGCACGCCACCCTCACGGGGGTGAGCGCGGTGTACGGCCCGCACGGCGAGGCGGTCGGACCCCGGCTCGCCACGGACACCAGCGGGACCGCGGTCTACGGGGTGCCGCTGGCCCGGGGCACGACGCTCTACGTACGCCTGGGCGACTGGGCGTTGTACGGGGCGCTGGGGGTGCTGGCGGTCTTCTGCGCGGCGGAGGGCGTACGAGGGGTGCGTGCCCGGAGGCGCACGCGGCCGGTGAGAACCGCGACGCAGGCTTCCTAG
- a CDS encoding undecaprenyl-diphosphate phosphatase — MSWFESFVLGLVQGLTEFLPISSSAHLRLTAAFADWQDPGAAFTAITQIGTEAAVLIYFRKDIARIVSAWFRSLTDRSMRGDHDAKMGWLVIVGSIPIGVLGLAFQDQIEGPFRDLRLIATTLIVMGIVLGVADRMAARDEKGGRHRAGKQRKTLRELGVKDGLIYGCCQAMALVPGVSRSGATISGGLLMGYTREAAARYSFLLAVPAVLASGVFELKDAGEGHVAWGPTIFATVIAFGVGYAVIAWFMKFITTKSFMPFVIYRIVLGVLLFILVGAGALSPHAGESAG; from the coding sequence ATGAGCTGGTTCGAATCGTTCGTCCTCGGCCTCGTCCAGGGACTGACCGAGTTCCTGCCGATCTCCTCCAGCGCGCATCTGCGGCTCACCGCGGCGTTCGCCGACTGGCAGGACCCGGGCGCGGCCTTCACCGCGATCACCCAGATCGGCACGGAGGCCGCGGTCCTCATCTACTTCCGCAAGGACATCGCGCGGATCGTCTCGGCGTGGTTCCGGTCGCTGACGGACCGTTCGATGCGCGGCGACCACGACGCCAAGATGGGGTGGCTGGTCATCGTCGGCTCCATCCCGATCGGCGTGCTGGGCCTGGCGTTCCAGGACCAGATCGAGGGCCCGTTCCGCGATCTGCGGCTGATCGCCACCACCCTGATCGTGATGGGCATCGTGCTCGGCGTCGCGGACCGGATGGCCGCCCGCGACGAGAAGGGCGGCAGGCACCGGGCCGGCAAGCAGCGCAAGACCCTGCGCGAACTGGGCGTCAAGGACGGCCTGATCTACGGCTGCTGCCAGGCGATGGCCCTCGTCCCCGGCGTCTCGCGGTCCGGCGCCACGATCAGCGGCGGTCTGCTGATGGGCTACACCCGGGAGGCGGCGGCGCGTTACTCGTTCCTGCTGGCGGTCCCGGCGGTGCTCGCCTCGGGCGTCTTCGAGCTGAAGGACGCGGGCGAGGGGCACGTCGCGTGGGGCCCGACGATCTTCGCGACGGTCATCGCGTTCGGGGTGGGATACGCGGTCATCGCCTGGTTCATGAAGTTCATCACGACGAAGAGCTTCATGCCGTTCGTGATCTACCGGATCGTCCTGGGCGTGCTGCTCTTCATTCTCGTCGGCGCGGGCGCGCTGTCCCCGCACGCGGGCGAGTCCGCGGGCTGA
- the tuf gene encoding elongation factor Tu: protein MPKTAYVRTKPHLNIGTMGHVDHGKTTLTAAITKVLSDRGTGTFVPFDRIDRAPEEAQRGITINIAHVEYETGTRHYAHIDMPGHADYIKNMVTGAAQLDGAILVVSAVEGIMPQTAEHVLLARQVGVDHIVVALNKADMGDPELTDLVELEVRELLSAHGYGGDTVPVVRVSGLRALEGDPRWTGAVEALLDAVDTYVPMPVRYTDAPFLLPVENVLTITGRGTVVTGAVERGTVRVGDRVAVLGPDIETVVTGLETFGKPMESAEAGDNVALLLRGVERDRVRRGHVVAAPGSVTPSRRFTARVYVLSGREGGRTTPVTTGYRPQFYIRTADVVGDVDLGEAAVARPGDTVTMTVELGRDIPLEPGLGFAIREGGRTVGAGTVTELL from the coding sequence ATGCCCAAGACGGCATACGTGCGCACCAAGCCGCACCTCAACATCGGCACCATGGGCCACGTCGACCACGGCAAGACGACCCTGACCGCCGCCATCACCAAGGTGCTCAGCGACCGCGGCACCGGCACCTTCGTCCCCTTCGACCGCATCGACCGCGCGCCCGAGGAGGCGCAGCGCGGCATCACCATCAACATCGCGCACGTCGAGTACGAGACCGGCACCCGGCACTACGCGCACATCGACATGCCCGGCCACGCCGACTACATCAAGAACATGGTCACCGGGGCCGCCCAGCTCGACGGGGCGATCCTCGTCGTCTCCGCGGTCGAAGGGATCATGCCGCAGACCGCCGAGCACGTCCTGCTCGCCCGCCAGGTGGGCGTCGACCACATCGTGGTCGCGCTCAACAAGGCGGACATGGGCGACCCCGAGCTGACCGACCTGGTCGAGCTGGAGGTCCGCGAGCTGCTGTCCGCGCACGGCTACGGCGGCGACACGGTGCCCGTCGTACGAGTGTCGGGGCTGCGGGCGCTGGAGGGCGACCCACGCTGGACGGGGGCCGTGGAGGCGCTGCTCGACGCCGTCGACACCTATGTGCCGATGCCGGTGCGCTACACCGACGCGCCGTTCCTGCTGCCGGTGGAGAACGTCCTGACCATCACCGGCCGGGGCACGGTCGTCACCGGCGCCGTGGAGCGCGGCACGGTCCGCGTCGGGGACCGGGTGGCGGTGCTCGGCCCGGACATCGAGACGGTCGTCACCGGCCTGGAGACCTTCGGCAAGCCGATGGAGTCCGCCGAGGCCGGCGACAACGTCGCGCTGCTCCTGCGCGGCGTCGAGCGCGACCGGGTGCGCCGCGGCCACGTCGTCGCGGCGCCGGGCAGCGTCACCCCCAGCCGGCGCTTCACCGCGCGGGTGTACGTGCTGTCGGGGCGCGAGGGCGGCCGCACCACCCCGGTCACCACCGGGTACCGGCCGCAGTTCTACATCCGCACGGCCGACGTGGTCGGGGACGTGGACCTGGGCGAGGCGGCGGTCGCGCGGCCCGGCGACACGGTCACCATGACCGTCGAGCTGGGCCGGGACATCCCGCTGGAGCCGGGCCTCGGCTTCGCGATCCGCGAGGGCGGCCGCACCGTCGGCGCCGGCACGGTCACGGAGCTGCTCTGA